From Maribacter dokdonensis DSW-8, the proteins below share one genomic window:
- a CDS encoding NADH:ubiquinone reductase (Na(+)-transporting) subunit D, translated as MALLSKKDTNLITDPLADNNPITIQVLGICSALAITAELKASLVMAISVMFVLGAGNVVISLMRNIIPSKIRIIVQLIVVATLVIIVDQVLKAFAYELSKTLAVFVGLIITNCIIMGRFEAFALANGPWRSFLDGIGNSLGYGVILIIVGFFRELLGSGTLFGIPVLGDPIEKTGLYATGYENNGFMIIPPAALIVVGIIIWVQRSRNPALVEEN; from the coding sequence ATGGCACTACTATCAAAAAAAGATACAAATCTTATTACAGATCCGTTAGCGGATAACAACCCTATTACCATTCAGGTGTTAGGTATCTGTTCAGCATTGGCAATTACGGCGGAACTAAAAGCATCTTTGGTGATGGCAATTTCTGTAATGTTCGTATTGGGTGCGGGTAATGTTGTAATCTCCTTGATGAGAAACATTATACCTTCAAAAATTAGAATTATTGTTCAACTTATTGTAGTTGCTACTTTGGTAATTATAGTGGATCAAGTGCTAAAGGCATTTGCATACGAGTTAAGTAAAACCTTAGCGGTTTTCGTAGGGCTTATTATTACCAATTGTATTATTATGGGACGTTTTGAGGCATTTGCATTGGCAAACGGTCCTTGGCGTTCATTTTTAGATGGTATTGGTAACTCTTTAGGTTACGGTGTTATTCTAATCATCGTAGGGTTCTTTAGAGAACTTTTAGGTTCGGGAACGTTGTTCGGTATTCCGGTTTTAGGTGATCCAATTGAAAAAACAGGATTGTACGCTACAGGTTATGAGAATAATGGTTTTATGATTATACCACCGGCAGCGTTAATAGTTGTTGGTATTATCATTTGGGTACAACGTTCAAGAAACCCTGCGCTTGTAGAAGAAAATTAA
- the nqrE gene encoding NADH:ubiquinone reductase (Na(+)-transporting) subunit E translates to MLEHVELFFKSIFIDNMVFAVFLGMCSYLAVSKKVATAVGLGAAVIFVLAVTVPMNWLLDKYLLQDGALVWLGPEYADYNLSFLSFILFIATIATMVQLVEIVVEKFSPSLYNSLGIFLPLIAVNCAILGGSLFMQAREIETFGLAFNYGVSSGIGWFLAILAIAAIREKIRYSNVPAPLRGLGITFIITGLMGIGFQSFGGMLTGGGDDAEEATEQVNQVTQPEVVAPIEEEVVVDKNEEIDEKVISYNDVNK, encoded by the coding sequence ATGTTAGAACATGTAGAATTATTTTTTAAGTCCATCTTTATAGATAACATGGTATTTGCCGTGTTCTTGGGGATGTGTTCTTATTTGGCGGTATCAAAAAAAGTTGCTACTGCTGTTGGTTTAGGTGCTGCTGTAATATTCGTATTGGCGGTTACCGTACCAATGAACTGGTTATTGGATAAGTATTTACTACAGGATGGTGCCTTGGTTTGGTTGGGACCTGAGTATGCGGATTACAATCTTAGCTTTTTATCGTTTATCTTATTTATCGCAACCATTGCAACAATGGTGCAATTGGTGGAGATTGTAGTTGAGAAATTCTCACCTTCCTTATATAACTCATTGGGTATATTTTTACCGTTGATTGCTGTAAACTGTGCAATTTTGGGTGGATCGTTATTCATGCAGGCAAGAGAGATAGAAACTTTTGGTTTGGCATTTAATTACGGAGTGAGTTCTGGAATTGGATGGTTCTTGGCTATTTTGGCAATTGCTGCCATTCGTGAGAAAATTAGATATAGTAATGTTCCTGCACCTTTAAGAGGTTTAGGTATTACATTTATCATTACTGGTTTAATGGGAATTGGTTTTCAAAGTTTCGGTGGTATGTTGACCGGTGGCGGTGATGATGCTGAAGAGGCAACGGAACAAGTAAATCAAGTAACTCAGCCAGAAGTGGTTGCACCAATTGAAGAAGAGGTAGTAGTAGATAAGAACGAAGAAATTGACGAAAAAGTGATTTCTTATAACGACGTAAACAAATAA